One Clostridium novyi NT genomic window carries:
- a CDS encoding ABC transporter permease — MFASIKVAWRFLTKKKLQSLVIILSIAIAVSVQIFIGLLSKGLERTLLFKIVGNAPHITVYSKNGSIDNWDDKIAKLTAKKGEIVSAIPNVDTQGYVKLKDITEPILIRGFTSEDLNKMYKIKSKIYEGKLFQNEGEAILGSDLKERLGVKVGDKINITTPWGKNKEFIVTGFFDLGNIKLNKSWIMTSLSDAQYFSGLQNENKIRSIEISINNVYGADSEGKIVEKVLNDKDLKVENWKQQNKLIVSGLMGQKVCTIVIQFFVLLASVLSIVSVLSISVVQKYKEIGILKAMGMKNSKTSLIFFFQALFIGVLGTLIGIALSMLYIKGFNKYILTEEGVPLVNIIISRNFILKSATISVIASVFASIFPSIKSFKLNPVEVIKNG; from the coding sequence ATGTTTGCGTCTATAAAAGTAGCATGGAGATTTTTAACTAAGAAAAAGCTTCAAAGTTTAGTTATAATACTGTCAATTGCAATTGCAGTATCTGTTCAGATATTTATTGGACTTTTAAGTAAGGGACTAGAAAGAACCTTATTGTTTAAAATAGTAGGAAATGCACCTCATATTACTGTTTATTCTAAAAATGGATCAATAGACAATTGGGATGATAAAATAGCCAAGCTAACGGCTAAAAAAGGAGAAATAGTATCCGCAATTCCTAATGTAGATACACAAGGCTATGTAAAACTAAAAGATATTACAGAGCCCATATTAATAAGAGGTTTTACTTCCGAAGATCTTAATAAAATGTACAAAATTAAAAGCAAGATATATGAAGGAAAATTATTTCAAAATGAAGGTGAAGCAATACTTGGAAGTGACCTAAAAGAAAGACTTGGAGTTAAGGTTGGAGATAAAATAAATATAACAACACCATGGGGAAAAAATAAAGAATTTATAGTTACAGGATTTTTTGATTTAGGAAATATAAAGTTAAATAAATCTTGGATAATGACAAGTTTAAGCGATGCTCAATATTTTTCTGGATTACAAAATGAGAATAAAATACGTTCAATTGAAATTTCAATAAATAATGTTTATGGAGCAGATAGTGAAGGAAAGATAGTAGAAAAGGTTCTTAATGATAAAGATTTAAAAGTAGAAAATTGGAAGCAACAAAATAAACTTATTGTAAGTGGATTAATGGGACAAAAGGTATGCACAATTGTAATACAATTTTTTGTACTCTTAGCATCTGTACTTAGTATAGTTAGTGTACTTAGTATAAGTGTTGTTCAAAAATATAAAGAAATAGGAATACTAAAAGCCATGGGTATGAAAAACAGTAAAACATCATTAATATTTTTCTTCCAAGCATTATTTATAGGTGTTCTAGGAACCTTAATAGGAATAGCATTAAGTATGCTATATATTAAAGGATTTAATAAGTACATATTAACAGAAGAAGGGGTTCCTTTGGTTAATATTATAATAAGTAGGAATTTTATTTTAAAATCAGCTACAATAAGTGTAATAGCATCAGTATTTGCATCTATATTTCCATCAATAAAATCCTTTAAGTTAAATCCTGTGGAGGTTATAAAAAATGGCTAA
- a CDS encoding YveK family protein → MEDEITLDLRDLFFVLRKRFKLIVSITLIATILSGIISFFVIHPTYEATLSVFIGKNENEQSQKISYNESDIMMYQRLVKTYATIAKTNDVLEQVIEKLNLDVTTKELDKMIEVTPQQDTQIMDIKVQSKDPEKARKIAETLTPIFIQKSKITIPNGNVQILDKVQVPEKPVKPHKALNVAIAFFLGLMVSIGLVFVLEYMDNTIKTQEDVEKCLDIPVLGTIPNHLSE, encoded by the coding sequence ATGGAAGACGAAATAACATTAGATTTGCGTGATCTTTTTTTTGTTTTAAGAAAAAGATTTAAATTAATAGTATCCATTACTTTAATAGCAACAATATTATCAGGTATTATAAGTTTTTTTGTAATACATCCTACATATGAGGCAACATTAAGTGTTTTTATAGGAAAAAATGAAAATGAACAAAGTCAAAAGATATCATATAATGAATCAGATATTATGATGTATCAAAGACTTGTAAAGACTTATGCAACCATTGCTAAAACAAATGACGTTTTAGAACAGGTAATTGAAAAATTAAATTTAGATGTTACAACAAAAGAGCTAGATAAAATGATAGAAGTAACACCTCAACAGGATACTCAAATAATGGACATAAAAGTTCAAAGTAAAGATCCAGAAAAAGCAAGAAAAATTGCTGAAACTCTTACACCTATCTTTATACAAAAATCTAAAATTACAATACCAAATGGAAATGTTCAAATATTGGACAAGGTTCAAGTTCCAGAAAAACCTGTAAAACCGCATAAAGCTTTAAATGTAGCAATAGCCTTTTTCTTAGGACTTATGGTATCTATAGGGCTAGTTTTTGTACTTGAGTATATGGACAATACAATTAAAACACAGGAAGATGTAGAAAAGTGTTTGGATATTCCGGTACTTGGAACAATACCAAATCATTTATCAGAATAG
- a CDS encoding sugar transferase, whose protein sequence is MEELNLNKKIRIKSQFKKSTSYFVIKKIIDIVGSLCGIVILSPIMIITAIAIKLDSKGPVFFSQERVGKNGKIFKMYKFRSMIINAEEVLYKLKEKNEMSGPMFKMKDDPRVTRVGKFIRKTSIDELPQLINILKGEMSLVGPRPNLPSEVEQFSDYQRLKLLAKPGLTCYWQVSGRNNIDFEEWMELDIKYIKERSTWVDIKLIFKTVGVLLGDENAA, encoded by the coding sequence GTGGAGGAATTAAATTTAAATAAGAAAATTAGAATTAAAAGTCAATTTAAAAAGAGTACTTCCTATTTTGTTATAAAAAAAATAATTGATATAGTTGGATCTTTATGTGGCATTGTTATTCTATCACCAATAATGATAATAACTGCAATAGCTATAAAATTGGATTCAAAAGGACCTGTTTTTTTTTCACAAGAGCGTGTTGGTAAAAACGGTAAAATATTTAAAATGTATAAGTTTAGATCAATGATTATAAACGCAGAAGAAGTTTTATATAAACTTAAGGAAAAAAATGAAATGTCTGGTCCAATGTTTAAAATGAAAGATGATCCTAGAGTAACACGAGTAGGAAAATTCATAAGAAAAACAAGTATAGATGAATTACCTCAACTTATAAATATATTAAAAGGAGAAATGTCGCTAGTAGGACCAAGACCTAATTTGCCGAGTGAAGTTGAACAGTTTAGCGATTATCAGAGATTAAAACTTCTAGCAAAACCGGGACTTACTTGTTATTGGCAAGTAAGTGGAAGAAATAATATTGATTTTGAGGAATGGATGGAACTTGATATTAAGTATATAAAAGAAAGAAGTACTTGGGTAGATATAAAACTTATATTTAAGACTGTGGGAGTACTTTTGGGAGATGAAAATGCTGCGTAG
- a CDS encoding Ig-like domain-containing protein has translation MKTKNKFLIMLLFSLIFMCNGKAFASDNSIKQIDAPKNPVAIDKKWKINFSKQLDKAALTKDAIKVLDKNGQAIDINLILSGDEKSVEVVLAKSKYTKGETYSIVITNKIKDKTNKPLKQETRMSFTIENGTTTGGSGSSSSTTTSENKESTANINPSIKKAREGLVKIKPLLKTENEKQLVDYLINTIDERVKNPSYKINSDDVKKRYRSLSSIEQQEFKNLIESTFTIGELMDIREALGV, from the coding sequence ATGAAAACAAAAAATAAATTTCTTATAATGTTATTATTTTCATTAATATTCATGTGTAATGGAAAAGCATTTGCAAGTGATAACTCAATAAAACAAATTGATGCACCTAAAAATCCAGTAGCAATAGATAAAAAGTGGAAAATAAATTTTTCTAAGCAATTAGATAAAGCAGCGTTAACAAAAGATGCTATAAAAGTTTTAGATAAGAACGGACAAGCAATAGATATAAACTTAATATTAAGTGGTGATGAAAAATCCGTTGAAGTAGTTCTAGCAAAATCAAAGTATACAAAAGGGGAAACATATTCAATTGTAATTACAAATAAAATAAAAGATAAAACAAATAAACCATTAAAACAAGAAACTAGAATGAGTTTTACAATAGAAAATGGTACAACAACTGGAGGTTCAGGTTCAAGCAGTTCTACTACAACTTCTGAAAATAAAGAAAGCACTGCAAATATAAATCCATCTATTAAGAAAGCACGTGAAGGTTTGGTTAAAATAAAACCATTATTAAAAACTGAAAATGAAAAACAGTTAGTAGATTATTTAATAAATACAATTGATGAAAGAGTGAAAAATCCATCATACAAAATTAATAGTGATGATGTAAAGAAAAGATATAGAAGTCTTTCATCAATAGAACAACAAGAATTCAAAAATCTTATTGAGTCAACATTTACTATTGGAGAATTAATGGATATAAGAGAAGCGTTAGGAGTTTAA
- a CDS encoding tyrosine-protein phosphatase yields MIDIHCHILPGIDDGSKDIDISLEMLRIAEEDGISKIVATPHFYRGHYENEYQDVIKSVEELNKLASKNNIDVEVLPGQEIYLDKYTLKYYKEKKLKGLNDTKYMLIEFSMMDYPKDALDIIYELKLQGIKPIIAHPERYIYVQDDLTILNDFINEQCYFQLNSGSITGVFGKKVQKTSMKLIEYGVCDFVASDAHTLGRRSPKLKEALMIIHNKNKSLYEKIIENNCEILNDKEICYTNKKIKVKRGFLGIFKRR; encoded by the coding sequence ATGATAGATATTCATTGTCATATACTTCCTGGTATTGATGATGGATCAAAGGATATAGATATTTCTCTTGAAATGCTTAGAATAGCGGAGGAGGATGGGATTAGTAAAATAGTCGCGACTCCTCATTTTTATAGAGGACACTACGAAAATGAATATCAGGATGTAATTAAAAGTGTAGAAGAATTAAATAAATTGGCTAGTAAAAATAATATTGATGTAGAAGTATTGCCTGGGCAAGAAATATATTTAGATAAATATACTCTAAAGTATTACAAAGAGAAAAAATTAAAAGGGCTTAATGATACTAAATATATGTTAATTGAATTTTCAATGATGGATTATCCTAAAGATGCATTAGACATAATATATGAATTAAAACTACAAGGGATAAAACCAATAATAGCTCATCCTGAAAGATACATATATGTACAGGATGATTTAACTATACTAAATGACTTTATAAATGAACAATGTTATTTTCAACTAAATTCAGGAAGTATAACAGGAGTCTTTGGAAAGAAGGTACAAAAAACTTCCATGAAGCTCATTGAATATGGAGTTTGTGACTTTGTTGCATCAGATGCTCATACTTTAGGGCGAAGATCACCAAAATTAAAAGAAGCTTTAATGATTATACATAATAAAAATAAAAGTCTTTATGAAAAAATAATTGAAAATAATTGTGAAATATTAAATGATAAGGAAATATGTTATACAAATAAGAAAATTAAAGTAAAACGAGGATTTTTAGGGATTTTTAAGAGAAGATAA
- a CDS encoding CpsD/CapB family tyrosine-protein kinase: MLIVEKEPKSIAAEAYRTLRTNIQYSSFDKELKTIIVTSSGPSEGKSTTSGNLALSMAQSDRKVLLIDCDLRKPTVHKKFHISNEKGLSNYLVGEVPFEEVVVNYNENLYLLPAGTIPPNPAEMVASKKMKKFLESLKENFDYIVIDTPPVIAVTDAQILSTIVDGVLLVAASGQAEKEAAIRAKELLLKVKANILGVVLTKVPLNEGKGYGYSYYYYYGDEDEKSKKRRKSKK, encoded by the coding sequence ATGCTTATTGTAGAAAAAGAACCTAAGTCCATTGCAGCAGAAGCATATAGAACTTTAAGGACTAATATACAGTATTCTTCATTTGATAAGGAATTAAAAACAATAATAGTAACAAGCTCAGGACCTTCAGAAGGAAAGTCTACAACATCAGGTAATTTAGCTTTGTCTATGGCTCAATCAGATAGAAAAGTATTATTAATAGATTGCGATCTTAGAAAACCTACAGTACATAAAAAGTTTCATATATCCAATGAAAAAGGATTGTCTAATTATTTAGTTGGAGAGGTCCCTTTTGAAGAAGTAGTAGTTAATTATAATGAAAATTTATATTTGCTTCCGGCAGGAACTATTCCTCCTAATCCAGCAGAAATGGTAGCATCTAAGAAAATGAAAAAATTCTTGGAATCTTTAAAAGAAAATTTTGATTACATTGTTATAGATACGCCACCAGTAATTGCTGTTACAGATGCACAAATATTATCCACAATAGTAGATGGTGTACTTCTTGTAGCTGCTTCAGGACAAGCTGAAAAGGAAGCTGCTATAAGAGCAAAGGAACTTTTATTAAAAGTAAAAGCAAATATATTAGGGGTAGTACTAACTAAGGTCCCTTTAAATGAAGGAAAAGGATATGGGTATAGTTATTATTACTATTACGGAGATGAAGATGAAAAGAGCAAGAAAAGGAGAAAAAGTAAAAAATGA
- a CDS encoding ABC transporter ATP-binding protein: protein MANIIELKNINKTYGKRVKTKVLKNINLSIEEGSFNSIIGASGSGKTTLLNLIGTLDKPSSGEIYIDGKIINKVGRRTLSKMRNETIGFVFQFHYLLPEFNVIENVLMPGRIKSFFIGKKKRQRAESLLEMVGLLELKKKKVYDLSGGQQQRVAIARALMNNPKIILADEPTGNLDSKSSQEIYNLFRKINKEFNTTFVIITHDERIAEKTDKIIKIQDGTIKFL from the coding sequence ATGGCTAACATAATAGAACTTAAAAATATAAATAAAACATATGGAAAAAGAGTAAAAACTAAAGTGCTAAAGAATATTAACCTATCAATAGAAGAAGGATCATTTAACTCAATTATAGGGGCCTCTGGTAGTGGAAAAACTACACTTTTAAATCTAATAGGAACTTTAGACAAGCCATCTAGTGGAGAAATATATATAGATGGAAAAATTATTAATAAGGTAGGTAGAAGAACTTTATCTAAAATGAGAAATGAAACCATAGGATTTGTATTTCAATTTCATTATCTTCTTCCAGAGTTTAATGTAATAGAAAATGTATTAATGCCAGGTAGAATTAAAAGCTTTTTTATAGGAAAGAAAAAAAGGCAAAGAGCAGAAAGTCTTTTAGAAATGGTAGGACTATTAGAACTAAAAAAGAAAAAAGTGTATGACCTATCAGGAGGGCAACAACAAAGAGTAGCAATTGCAAGGGCATTAATGAATAATCCAAAAATAATTTTAGCAGATGAACCAACAGGAAACCTAGATTCAAAATCATCACAAGAAATTTACAATTTATTTAGAAAAATAAACAAAGAATTCAATACTACTTTTGTAATAATTACTCATGATGAGAGAATAGCAGAAAAAACAGATAAAATTATAAAAATACAAGATGGAACAATAAAATTTTTGTGA
- a CDS encoding YihY/virulence factor BrkB family protein has product MNKLKNKNLIFKLLYKLKKDEIFALASQLAYSLLLSFFPFLIFLFTVASFSSLKSEGIIITLKSVIPESAYTLVHSILNETFEASNVNLLSFSFIITIWIASNGFKAVIRALNKAYGQEEERSFFKIQFMGIISTIILTFLIIFSLFILVLGNIIGLKIITMLSLSINLYFIWNVLRYFVMLIFMIVIFAIVYKITPCRKLKFKDVIPGAIFATIGWIVVSLGFSFYVDNFANYSRLYGSIGAVIVILVWLFLSSIIILIGGEINAILLDE; this is encoded by the coding sequence TTGAATAAATTAAAAAATAAAAATCTTATATTTAAGTTACTTTATAAATTAAAAAAAGATGAGATATTTGCACTTGCATCTCAACTTGCATATAGTTTGCTTCTTTCTTTTTTTCCTTTTTTAATTTTTTTATTTACTGTAGCAAGTTTTAGTTCTCTTAAAAGTGAAGGAATTATTATTACATTAAAAAGTGTAATTCCTGAAAGTGCCTATACTTTAGTTCATTCTATTTTAAATGAAACCTTTGAAGCTAGTAATGTAAATTTATTATCTTTCAGTTTTATAATAACCATATGGATAGCTTCAAATGGATTTAAGGCAGTAATAAGAGCGCTAAATAAAGCTTATGGACAAGAAGAAGAGCGTTCCTTTTTTAAAATTCAATTTATGGGAATCATCTCAACTATAATACTTACATTTTTAATTATATTTTCTCTTTTTATTTTGGTACTTGGAAATATAATAGGACTTAAGATCATAACAATGCTTTCTCTTTCAATTAATTTGTATTTTATATGGAATGTACTTAGATACTTTGTTATGTTGATTTTTATGATTGTTATCTTTGCTATAGTATATAAAATCACTCCTTGTAGAAAGCTAAAATTCAAAGATGTTATTCCAGGAGCTATTTTTGCAACTATAGGATGGATTGTAGTATCCCTTGGCTTTTCCTTCTATGTTGATAACTTTGCTAATTATTCAAGGCTTTATGGAAGTATTGGAGCTGTAATAGTTATTCTTGTATGGCTATTTTTATCTTCTATAATTATTTTAATAGGTGGAGAGATTAACGCTATACTTTTGGATGAATAA
- the wecB gene encoding non-hydrolyzing UDP-N-acetylglucosamine 2-epimerase, with protein sequence MKKIKIITIFGTRPEAIKMAPLVKKLEKCEYIDSKVCVTAQHREMLDQVLNLFNIKPEYDLDIMKERQSLTGVTSRVLKGLEEVFIEEKPDMILVHGDTTTTFAGALAAFYQKIKVGHVEAGLRTFDKYFPYPEEMNRKLTGSIADIHFAPTNQSKQNLLKEGIDEKLIYITGNTVIDAMNTTVEKNYRFKTEELNNIDYKNKKVIMVTAHRRENWGEGIENICKSLKYIVENNKNVEIVYLVHLNPVVKDGVEKHLKGIERVHLLPPQDTKETHNLMNKCYMVMTDSGGLQEEAPHLGKPVLVLRDVTERPEAVKMGTVKLVGTNFNSIIDSAEILINNAEVYKKMSEAVNPYGDGKASDRIVQAILCYFNLNNIDKLEEFLLS encoded by the coding sequence ATGAAGAAAATAAAGATAATAACTATATTTGGAACAAGACCAGAGGCTATAAAAATGGCTCCCTTAGTTAAAAAATTAGAAAAATGTGAATACATAGATTCAAAGGTGTGTGTAACAGCGCAACATAGAGAAATGCTTGATCAAGTTTTGAATTTATTTAATATAAAACCTGAGTATGACTTAGATATTATGAAAGAAAGACAGTCATTAACAGGGGTAACTTCTAGGGTACTTAAAGGGTTAGAAGAAGTGTTTATAGAAGAAAAGCCGGATATGATCTTGGTTCATGGAGATACAACTACAACATTTGCAGGAGCATTAGCTGCTTTTTATCAAAAAATAAAAGTAGGACATGTTGAAGCCGGACTCCGTACCTTTGATAAATATTTTCCATATCCAGAAGAGATGAATAGAAAGTTAACGGGGTCTATTGCAGACATTCATTTTGCACCTACTAATCAATCAAAACAAAATTTATTAAAAGAAGGAATAGATGAAAAATTAATATATATAACAGGAAATACAGTTATTGATGCTATGAATACTACAGTTGAAAAAAACTATAGGTTTAAGACAGAAGAACTTAATAATATAGATTATAAAAATAAAAAAGTAATAATGGTAACTGCACATAGAAGAGAAAATTGGGGTGAAGGCATAGAAAATATATGTAAATCACTTAAATACATAGTTGAAAATAATAAAAATGTAGAAATAGTTTATTTAGTACATTTAAACCCAGTTGTAAAAGATGGTGTAGAAAAACATCTAAAAGGAATAGAAAGAGTGCATTTATTACCTCCACAAGATACAAAGGAAACTCATAATCTAATGAATAAGTGTTATATGGTTATGACTGATTCTGGGGGACTTCAAGAAGAAGCACCACATTTGGGAAAACCTGTTTTAGTGTTAAGAGATGTAACAGAAAGACCGGAAGCTGTAAAAATGGGTACTGTAAAGTTAGTGGGAACAAACTTTAATAGTATAATTGATAGTGCTGAAATTTTAATAAATAATGCAGAAGTTTATAAAAAAATGAGTGAAGCTGTTAATCCATATGGAGATGGGAAAGCTTCAGATAGAATAGTTCAAGCTATACTATGTTATTTTAACTTAAATAATATTGATAAATTAGAAGAATTTTTATTAAGTTAA